In Dama dama isolate Ldn47 chromosome X, ASM3311817v1, whole genome shotgun sequence, one genomic interval encodes:
- the LOC133052374 gene encoding dolichyl-diphosphooligosaccharide--protein glycosyltransferase subunit 4-like — MITDVQLAIFAKVLGVSLFLLVILYHYVAVNNPKKQE; from the coding sequence ATGATCACGGACGTGCAGCTCGCCATCTTCGCCAAGGTGCTGGGCGTGTCGCTCTTTCTGCTTGTCATTCTCTATCACTACGTGGCCGTCAACAATCCCAAGAAGCAGGAATGA